The following are from one region of the Lineus longissimus chromosome 19, tnLinLong1.2, whole genome shotgun sequence genome:
- the LOC135503222 gene encoding ELKS/Rab6-interacting/CAST family member 1-like isoform X1 yields the protein MPRSREISQPMGSQSPEVLQWKETLRSRSPSPGPTPRTCLTPTPISNYSFGVGNGSLRRSNSMEKLRCSTGNIAASFSMNGTGMTGPAKMNKSTELSNIEQEYIKNLQQQIYFLELEANYLREQARKATDMHPVMTSEAERMLAKLRQMQTESDGLRLELSRKDGNLDYINTEKMRLLERLKTEEDNHAREKRLLMDEVVQFRKESGGREKDIARKDLQLDMAKDEMEKSTTALRAAEQKITLLRNQLDQRIEQHKMTQLALDEKRGESLRLETQLREVEEKYYSSAATMQDKATQDLRDEIRMLRQKLKETEIQADQDRYLRNKISDDSSHLVKENALLNQQVIELENQNQRERGLRESQDTRRSMNITELVSAKDHEKQLQFEINQLREQLNHEKERCNHYMAQLAKQEQIATSTEFNASSTRSRLAEVENAHHGTETENSQLRRDKMLLVDHVADLQKQLTHKEQEIVHLHAQIHSLDTKVSQFERLKILEGTVNSQKWEEFERLADSMKSLSATMAQSSSPRMTRTVEYS from the exons GGTCCCTGAGGAGGAGTAACAGCATGGAGAAACTGCGGTGCAGCACGGGGAACATCGCGGCTAGTTTCAGCATGAATggtactggcatgactggaccTGC TAAAATGAACAAGTCTACAGAACTGTCCAACATAGAACAAGAGTACATCAAGAATCTCCAACAACAGATCTACTTTTTAGAACTTGAGGCGAATTATCT CCGTGAACAAGCGAGGAAAGCGACAGATATGCATCCTGTGATGACGTCTGAAGCTGAAAGAATGCTGGCAAAACTCAGG CAAATGCAGACGGAGAGTGACGGGTTGCGTCTCGAGTTGAGCAGAAAAGACGGCAATCTTGATTACATCAACACCGAGAAAATGCGGTTGCTAGAGCGGCTGAAGACAGAGGAAG ACAACCATGCTCGAGAGAAGCGTCTCCTTATGGACGAGGTTGTCCAGTTCAGGAAGGAGTCAGGCGGACGAGAGAAGGACATCGCCAGGAAAGACCTCCAGCTTGACATGGCCAAAGATGAAATGGAGAAGAGCACGACGGCACTGAGAGCGGCTGAGCAGAAGATAACTCTCTTGAGAAACCAG TTGGACCAGCGGATTGAGCAGCACAAGATGACGCAGTTAGCCCTCGACGAAAAACGAGGTGAATCTCTACGACTTGAGACGCAGTTACGGGAGGTCGAGGAGAAATACTACAGTAGTGCTGCCACCATGCAGGATAAGGCCACTCAGGATCTTAGG gATGAGATACGTATGCTGCGCCAAAAGTTGAAGGAGACGGAGATCCAAGCCGACCAGGATCGTTATCTGCGGAATAAGATATCTGACGATAGTTCTCATCTCGTGAAGGAGAATGCGCTACTCAACCAACAGGTCATCGAGCTGGAGAACCAGAATCAGAGG GAGCGTGGGCTCCGTGAAAGCCAAGACACTCGTCGTTCGATGAACATCACTGAGCTCGTCTCGGCCAAGGACCATGAAAAGCAGCTCCAGTTTGAAATCAACCAGCTGCGTGAGCAACTAAATCATGAAAAGGAACGATGTAATCACTATATGGCACAG CTTGCCAAACAGGAGCAGATCGCCACGTCCACCGAATTCAACGCATCGTCCACCAGGAGTCGCCTGGCCGAGGTCGAGAACGCTCACCACGGTACGGAGACGGAGAATTCACAACTCCGACGAGATAAGATGCTGCTTGTTGACCATGTCGCTGATTTACAGAAACAG TTGACACACAAGGAGCAAGAGATTGTTCATCTCCACGCCCAGATTCACTCACTCGACACAAAAGTATCGCAGTTCGAACGATTGAAGATACTGGAGGGGACCGTCAACAGCCAGAAATGGGAGGAGTTCGAGCGTCTTGCTGACAGCATGAAGAGTTTGTCTGCGACGATGGCACAGTCGAGCAGCCCCAGGATGACCCGGACTGTGGAGTACAGCTAG
- the LOC135503222 gene encoding ELKS/Rab6-interacting/CAST family member 1-like isoform X2, whose product MSRTSSTFGRQSPLHSARSPSKSTGGSLRRSNSMEKLRCSTGNIAASFSMNGTGMTGPAKMNKSTELSNIEQEYIKNLQQQIYFLELEANYLREQARKATDMHPVMTSEAERMLAKLRQMQTESDGLRLELSRKDGNLDYINTEKMRLLERLKTEEDNHAREKRLLMDEVVQFRKESGGREKDIARKDLQLDMAKDEMEKSTTALRAAEQKITLLRNQLDQRIEQHKMTQLALDEKRGESLRLETQLREVEEKYYSSAATMQDKATQDLRDEIRMLRQKLKETEIQADQDRYLRNKISDDSSHLVKENALLNQQVIELENQNQRERGLRESQDTRRSMNITELVSAKDHEKQLQFEINQLREQLNHEKERCNHYMAQLAKQEQIATSTEFNASSTRSRLAEVENAHHGTETENSQLRRDKMLLVDHVADLQKQLTHKEQEIVHLHAQIHSLDTKVSQFERLKILEGTVNSQKWEEFERLADSMKSLSATMAQSSSPRMTRTVEYS is encoded by the exons GGTCCCTGAGGAGGAGTAACAGCATGGAGAAACTGCGGTGCAGCACGGGGAACATCGCGGCTAGTTTCAGCATGAATggtactggcatgactggaccTGC TAAAATGAACAAGTCTACAGAACTGTCCAACATAGAACAAGAGTACATCAAGAATCTCCAACAACAGATCTACTTTTTAGAACTTGAGGCGAATTATCT CCGTGAACAAGCGAGGAAAGCGACAGATATGCATCCTGTGATGACGTCTGAAGCTGAAAGAATGCTGGCAAAACTCAGG CAAATGCAGACGGAGAGTGACGGGTTGCGTCTCGAGTTGAGCAGAAAAGACGGCAATCTTGATTACATCAACACCGAGAAAATGCGGTTGCTAGAGCGGCTGAAGACAGAGGAAG ACAACCATGCTCGAGAGAAGCGTCTCCTTATGGACGAGGTTGTCCAGTTCAGGAAGGAGTCAGGCGGACGAGAGAAGGACATCGCCAGGAAAGACCTCCAGCTTGACATGGCCAAAGATGAAATGGAGAAGAGCACGACGGCACTGAGAGCGGCTGAGCAGAAGATAACTCTCTTGAGAAACCAG TTGGACCAGCGGATTGAGCAGCACAAGATGACGCAGTTAGCCCTCGACGAAAAACGAGGTGAATCTCTACGACTTGAGACGCAGTTACGGGAGGTCGAGGAGAAATACTACAGTAGTGCTGCCACCATGCAGGATAAGGCCACTCAGGATCTTAGG gATGAGATACGTATGCTGCGCCAAAAGTTGAAGGAGACGGAGATCCAAGCCGACCAGGATCGTTATCTGCGGAATAAGATATCTGACGATAGTTCTCATCTCGTGAAGGAGAATGCGCTACTCAACCAACAGGTCATCGAGCTGGAGAACCAGAATCAGAGG GAGCGTGGGCTCCGTGAAAGCCAAGACACTCGTCGTTCGATGAACATCACTGAGCTCGTCTCGGCCAAGGACCATGAAAAGCAGCTCCAGTTTGAAATCAACCAGCTGCGTGAGCAACTAAATCATGAAAAGGAACGATGTAATCACTATATGGCACAG CTTGCCAAACAGGAGCAGATCGCCACGTCCACCGAATTCAACGCATCGTCCACCAGGAGTCGCCTGGCCGAGGTCGAGAACGCTCACCACGGTACGGAGACGGAGAATTCACAACTCCGACGAGATAAGATGCTGCTTGTTGACCATGTCGCTGATTTACAGAAACAG TTGACACACAAGGAGCAAGAGATTGTTCATCTCCACGCCCAGATTCACTCACTCGACACAAAAGTATCGCAGTTCGAACGATTGAAGATACTGGAGGGGACCGTCAACAGCCAGAAATGGGAGGAGTTCGAGCGTCTTGCTGACAGCATGAAGAGTTTGTCTGCGACGATGGCACAGTCGAGCAGCCCCAGGATGACCCGGACTGTGGAGTACAGCTAG
- the LOC135503027 gene encoding enoyl-CoA hydratase domain-containing protein 3, mitochondrial-like, whose translation MASLGKIRSAVLCFHKVVAASSRRTFSSTASLATQSKAGEEGLTIVHEENGIRTITLNNTKKRNALSLAMLETLRKDISHDVNNEKLRVIVIKANGPVFSSGHDLKELTNEYTKQNHVELFSKCSEVMKLVQDVTVPVIAQVRGLATAAGCQLVASCDIAVCTDTTKFATPGVSIGLFCSTPGVAVARAVPRKVALEMLFTGHPINAERALLHGLVSKVVPEEKLEEETQNIAKRICETSRIVTALGKACFYSQIEHDRNTAYKQAENVMVSNLALKDGQEGIKAFIEKRKPVWTHGVDS comes from the exons ATGGCTTCTTTGGGAAAAATTAGATCAGCAGTTTTGTGTTTCCACAAG GTGGTTGCAGCATCCAGCAGAAGGACGTTCTCTTCTACCGCATCGCTCGCTACGCAAAGCAAAGCTGGAGAAGAAGGTCTGACCATCGTTCATGAAGAAAATGGAATCCGAACAATCACCCTCAATAACACTAAAAAAAG GAATGCACTATCCCTTGCTATGCTGGAGACCCTACGTAAAGACATCTCTCATGATGTTAACAATGAGAAGCTGAGGGTTATTGTCATCAAGGCGAATGGTCCTGTATTTAGCTCTGGACATGATCTGAAGGAATTG ACCAATGAGTACACAAAGCAGAATCATGTGGAACTGTTCTCCAAATGCTCCGAGGTGATGAAACTCGTTCAGGACGTGACGGTGCCAGTCATTGCTCAGGTCCGAGGTCTGGCTACGGCAGCAGGCTGTCAGTTGGTAGCAAGTTGTGATATCGCTGTCTGTACAGATACCACCAAGTTTGCTACTCCGGG CGTGAGCATTGGTTTATTCTGTTCTACACCAGGAGTCGCTGTGGCAAGAGCTGTGCCGAGGAAAGTAGCATTGGAGATGTTGTTTACTGGACATCCTATCAATGCAGAAC gaGCCCTTCTCCACGGTCTGGTAAGTAAAGTTGTCCCCGAGGAAAAACTTGAGGAAGAGACACAAAACATCGCAAAAAGAATCTGTGAAACAAGTCGTATTGTCACCGCACTCGGCAAGGCCTGTTTTTATAGCCAGATCGAACACGATAGGAATACAGCATACAAGCAGGCAGAGAACGTCATGGTATCCAACCTCGCCCTCAAGGACGGACAGGAGGGAATCAAAGCTTTTATCGAGAAGAGGAAACCCGTGTGGACACACGGTGTAGACTCCTAG